The following is a genomic window from Ancylothrix sp. D3o.
CAAACTTTTCTCTAAACAAACCAGGGGCAATATTCAAAGCTTTTAACCCAGCCTCTAGGGGTAAAGTACCCGAACCACAAAGCGGATCATAAAACGGTAAACTCCCATCATATTCTGCCATCTCTAAAATAGCAGCAGCCAGCGTTTCTTTCAGCGGTGCTATACCCATTGCTGGACGATAACCGCGCCGATGTAAACTTCCCCCGGAACTATCTAAACTTAAAATCGCCTGATTTTCATGGATGTGTAAATTAATCAATAAATCTGGATTTTGAGCATCCACATTTGACCTTTCGCCAAATTGCTCACGTTGTTGATCAACAATTGCATTTTTAACTTGCAAAGCCGTAAAATGTGTATGGTTTAGTTGAGCATTAGAGCCGGTGCAATTTACCGCTAAACTTTGCTCAGGAGTCAGATATTCCTCCCAAGAAAATTTTTGCACTTCCCGATAAAGCATTTGGGCATTCACACAGCGAAATTCTCGAAGAGGAACCAACACCCGAAAAATAATTCTTGACCAAAGATTAACGCGGTAAAGTAAGCCTAAATCCCCCGAAAAATGCACCCCTGTGAACTCAGGACGAACATCTTTAGCCCCTAATTTCTCTAATTCTTGTGCCGCAATAGGTTCCAAACCGCGAGCAACTGTAGCAAAGTATTGATTCATTGTTGAGATGGGTACACTGATTCATTAAATACAGCAAATTCTGTTAAAAATTTTGATTTTGACAAATTTTGCTTTAATATAGTTTATCAGTGGGTGAGTGCTTTTTATCAAGCAGATCCCTCTAAAATTGTCCAATATCTAACGAACCCAGCAAAAACATGACTCGCGCAATAATGGAAACCGCCAAAGGCACCATCCATCTCGAATTATTTGATAAAGATGCACCAAACACCGTTAAAAACTTTGTTGAATTGGCAGAAAAAGGCTTTTATGACGGCTTAAATTTCCACCGCGTTATCCCTAATTTTATGATTCAAGGTGGTTGTCCATTGGGTACAGGAACCGGTGGCCCAGGGTACAAAATTAAATGCGAAATTAACCCCAATAAACACCTCGCCGGCAGCTTATCAATGGCCCACGCTGGACGCGACACCGGCGGTAGTCAATTCTTCATTTGTCACGCTCCCCAAAAACATTTAGATGGTGTTCATACTGTCTTTGGAAAAACCGAAGATATGAATGTGGTAAATGCAATTCGTCAAGGCGACAAAATCGTTTCTGTCAAAATTGAAAAGTAAGTAATTAGAAACCCGGTTCCTCTAATAAACCGGGTTTTTCAATAATAATTTATGCAAACTATCACACCAGAACAAGCACACCGACTCTCCCTTGAATTTTTAGAAAAAGACCCCCAAAATCGCTTAGAAATCCTTAATGAATTGGGTTTAGGCCGGTACGAATTTTTAACAAAACTGCCACTCACAGAAGCAAATATCCCCTGTGTAATGCGATTTTTAGGCAACCGGCAGCGCGTTAAATTTCCTAACCTCCAAGGTGCAGACTTAGCCGGTTTAAACTTAGAAGGAGTTAACTTTATTCGCGGCAACTTAACCAACGCCAACTTACAAAACAGTTGTTTAATTAAAGCAGACTTATTATTTGTCAACTTCACCAACGCCAATTTAACCAACGCTGATTTAACCGCAGCCACTCTCAACGAAACCATCTGGCTAAACGCAATTGTAGAAGGCTGTAATCTTAAAAATACCACCGGCTTAACTCAACAACAACGTCAAGATTTAACTCGGCGTGGGGCAATTTTTTAAATGCGAAAAAAGTAGGTATGAGAAAACCAGCGCATCTCCCGTCTTGGCCGGCCAACTTTAACAAAACAACCTATGCGATTTGTTGACATTATAAAACGCTTACTAGATGGTCGCAGAATTATAGATTCTCGACGATTCCATGATGTTGAGCCGGTGTAAGTTTATCGACTCTTATAAAAGCTTTGGTACAATTAAAAACCGAAAAATTTCAGGTAAATAAAAAACTCCGATATTTTACCCCCAATGGCGAGTTAGTTGCCACCCCAGAAGAAGCCGCAACTCTGACACAAAAAGCAACTTATAAACCCTAACCCCTTTGGGGGTTTTAATTAATTGTGTAGCCACCGGTTTTAACCGGTGGCATTAACGGCACCTAAGCCGGCAGATCGGTATTTCCCATCAAATACAAATCACACGCCTGCGCCGCCCCGCGACCCTCATTGATGGCCCAAACCACCAAACTTTGACCCCGGCGACAGTCACCCGCCGCAAAAACACCAGGCAGACTTGTAGCAAACTTACCGTGATCCGCCTTCACATTACTCCGCGCATCACGTTCCACCCCAAGCGCATCTAGCAAAGGCTGTTCCGGGCCCAAAAACCCCATCGCCAGCAACACCAACTGAGCAGGAATCACTTTTTCCGTGCCTGGGATATGCTTAGGAATAAACTGGCCCTTCTCATTTTTCTCCCACAGCACCTCTACCGTGTGGACAGCCTTAACATTATTGTTTTCGTCGCCCTCAAACTTGGTAGCGGTTGTGATATACACACGCGGATCATCGCCAAATTTGGCCGCCGCTTCCTCTTGGCCGTAGTCCATTTTATATACCTTGGGCCATTCGGGCCAGGGATTATCGGCGGCGCGAGCTTCGGGAGGTTTCGGCATAATTTCTATCTGCGTGACGCTGTTGCAACCATGACGAATGGACGTCCCCACACAGTCGGTGCCGGTGTCGCCGCCGCCAATAATCACCACATCTTTGCCTTCCGCCGACAAGGATGTGCTAGTTTTATCGAGGACAGCTTTGGTGTTTGTTGTCAGAAAATCCATTGCAAAATGAATGCCGTTTAACTGCCGACCTTCAATTGGCAAATCGCGGGGTTTCGTTGCGCCGGTTGCCAGCACCACAGCATCAAATTCTGTCATCAAGTTTTCTACGGGGAAGTCTTTACCTACTTCTGTATTGCAGATAAATTTCACACCTTCTTCTTCTAAAATATGAAGCCGGCGCATCACCACTTCTTCTTTATCCAGCTTCATATTCGGAATGCCATACATCAGCAAACCACCAGGCCGGTCGGCACGTTCAAACACCGTTACCCAATGACCGGCCTTATTTAATTGAGCCGCAGCAGCCAAGCCCGCCGGCCCGGAACCAATGACGGCCACTTTTTTGTCGGTGCGTTTTCTCGGTTGTTCTGGTCTCACCCAGCCTTCATCCCAACCTTTATCAATGATCGAACATTCAATATTTTTGATCGTCACCGGCGGGTTATGGATACCCAGAACACAAGATCCCTCACAAGGTGCGGGACATACACGACCAGTAAATTCGGGGAAGTTGTTGGTTTTATGCAAGCGGTCGAGCGCTTCCTGCCACAAACCGCGATAAACTAAATCATTCCATTCGGGGATCAGGTTATTTACCGGACAGCCGCTTGCCATGCCGCTGATAAGTGTGCCGGTGTGGCAGAATGGTGTGCCACAATCCATACAGCGAGCAGCCTGAGTGCGGAGTTTGTCATCCGGCATGGGAAAATGAAACTCATCCCAGTTGCGGATGCGGTCAAGCGGTGCAAGTTCTGAAGGAAGTTCGCGGAGAAATTCAATAAAGCCGGTTGGTTTTCCCATAGTCGAGTTTGTCTTAAAATCAGGGGGCAAGGCCCGTACAGTTTTTTTGTTTGTTGTTAATTTTAGAGTTGCTTTTAGAAACTTTGTCAAAGTCTACAATTTAATTAACATTTGTCGGTGTCGGTGCCGGTTGTTAGGTAAAATTGCTTTTATTCTAGCAGCCAGTCAAATAAATTGCCGATTGTTAGTCGCAGTTCGTCAGCAAAACATGGCGCCGAACTCCCAAGCAGTAGTTTTTTATAATTAGATTTAAATTAAAATTTGTTGTTAGATTTGAGTTGAAGCAGGAAGTTTTAATTTAACGAGGGACTTTTGTAGAACGCTGGGTTTAACACTTAACCAAACTTGGTTACGTTCGTCTTCCGTATAACCAACGACAACAGAACCCACAGAAGATCCTATTTCTGGATACATTTCTGGGGTCATAGATCCCGTATCCAGAAAATCGGTGATTTGAATGAGTCCCTTCACTTCTGCTTCTCCAATATCGACAAAAACTCCAAAAGGAGTATGCGCTTCAACTACGCCATAGATTAATTTGCCAACTTGATATTTAGATTTGATTTTCGTCAATACTTCTTCTTTCATAATTAACTTGGTTTTAGCACTCTAGGAAACTGATTCAATAAAGGAAACAAACTATGAGGCACTGCTAATTCGATACTTGGCCCTCCCTGATAGGCTCTTTCCAAGGGCTTAAAGATTTCATCATAAGTTTGTTTGTCTATTATAACCTCCAATATGCCTTGTTTGTAATGATTATTATATTCTTCTGCCAAACTTCTCGAAGTTGAGCCGGCAAAATAGCACTTGCCATCTGCGTAGGGAGGGTTTCTGGGAAAGTCTACGGCTTGAAAACCATCTTTTAGTAATTTTTCTGCTTTCCCTGGTTGAGGCGCTTTGTAAATTGTAACTGTTACCTCAAAACTAGCTTCTGTCATTTTATAATAAAGTTATATACCGATTTTATTCAAGCAGCCAGTCAAATAAATTGCCGATTGTTAGTCGCAGTTCGTCAGCAAAACATGGCGCCGGTAATAAATCTGCCGGTTCTTCAAAAACTTCTGGCTGTTGTTTTGGTTTAAAAACAAAGATAGAGCGCTCTTCAGGATCAATCAGCCATCCCATTTGTGTATCATATTTCAAACAATGGAGAATTTTTTTTGTAACTTTCGTTTGGCTTTGATCTGGCGATAAAATTTCAATCACCCAATCAGGAGAAAGTGAAAATGTATTAGCAACTTCCCCAGTTTCACTACGGGGGATTCTTTCGTTAAGAAAAACCGACACATCCGGCACAATAGAAATTCCCCCAAAGGTGCAGCGGAGTTCTGAAAAAGCTCGTGCGATGCGTTTAGGCTTAAGCACTGCATTGATAGCTGTAATAAGTTCACCTCGAATTGCGCTATGCTTTCCTTGTGGCATAGGTTTATGGATAATTTGTCCGTCGATATACTCACTGGCTGGTTTTGTTTCTTTGAGTTTCATAAACTCTTCTAAACTCAATGTTTTTGATGGCGTTTGTACCATTTGAACACCTCTAGTAGGATTCATATAAAATTAGGTTTAGGGGAGTAATACTTTATTATTACTAATAGAGCTTATAAATTCATTCTCTATAACAATAAGCAACTCTTGTCGCCATTTAAGGCTAAAAATGTTTCGGTGCCGGTGTAAATAATGTTTATTTGCCCTCCGAACACATCATCAATTGCTAAAAAATTTTTCCCCTCAACCTCCTCAAATTCACATCCCGCTATTGCTCTACAAATTCTTCCTATTTCAACATAATTAGCAGTATCTATTTGCTCAACGCCAAGTATTCGGATAAACAAATAAGGCCAATCATTTACAAAAGAAGAATTAGCTTTAATTTCCTGTGGCAACCAACAAGCATCCCATTGAATTGCTAAAGTTACAGCTTGAGCATACCCAACATTATAGAAAATGCCTATCCAGTAAGAATCATGGAGCGTATATTTTTGATTAAAAGCTCTAAAAGACATCTGCTTACCTTGATGCCAAGGTAAAAGCTCGTCCACCAATCCTTGATAAAGCCAGTTTGGGAAAAAACTATCAGCCACACTCTTTACCAAAACGCAACATAGAAGTAAAATTCACCGATTTTTTTATTACTAACAAAATTTCCCAAAAAAACCACCTTTACTTTTGCAAAAATTTTAAATTTTGAGTTTCATGCCTCAACTCAACCTACACAGAATGCTTATTCTAGCTATTCTCCTGAACGCATTTGCAAAAACTCATCTGGTGTAACTATTTGTACGCTGCGAAAGGGGTTGAGTACCAACAAATCCCGATCACCGGTAATAATATACTCTGCGCCTCCACTAAGCGCCAGTTCTAAAATTTTGTCATCTTTCGGATCGCGGCACTCTTGAACTTTTTCGACCAATTCAACTAATACTGAGCGCTCTACCAAAGCCTCTAAAAACTCTTCTCTCTCTTCCCTAGTTAAGTAACGATTGAATTTTTCCCGTCCGAGAACATCGTTCAACTCTTCTAGCAACTCAACAGATAACAATATTTCACCATTTTGTAAGGCATATCGAAAAGCTCTCGCAGGCATTCCTGTCTCGAACAACAACGCACTGATAATTACGTTTGTGTCAACCACATAGCGTACTTTACTACTCATTCAAAATTGAATCCAAAATTTCCGATGTTAATCCCCGTGCTTGTGTTTTCTGGCTAATATCACTCATCACCTCTTCAAGACTTCTCTTTTGGCGCGTCGCTTCCGAAAGTTTAACACTCAGCAATGCCTCCAACTTCCGCCGTTCTTCCTCAGAAACAGATTCAAAAATACGCGCTGCCTCAGCATTAACACGAATAGTAATTGTTTTCGTTTCCATCTTCACCACTTTTAACCCTAATAATTGCCATCCTAACCGAAAAGTAGGGGCGGTGACGATTGGCACGCCCGCCCCTAACCTCAATCATTAACCTTTTTTATCTAACCAAAATCAACCTCCCCCAATTCTCGAAACATCACGGACATTTTGCTCAAACGCCGCAGTCAACGCCTCATCACCACTCAAACCAGACGCCAACGCACCCTTAATAGCCTGCAAAACCCGCTTATAATCACGAGGCATCACCTTAACAAAAACCCCTACCATCGCCTCCCAATTCGCCAAAACACGAGCACCCTTAGCACTCTTCGTGTACTCAACGTGCTTCTCAATCATCTGACGAACTGTAGCAATCTCTTCGGGATCTTCCAACTTTTCTAGATCCGACATCGCCGTATTGCAGCGCGTCGCAAAATCTCCCGCCTCATCAAGGATATAAGCAACACCGCCACTCATCCCCGCCGCGAAATTGCGACCAGTCGGGCCCAGCACCACAACCTTACCGCCGGTCATATACTCACAGCCGTGATCACCCACAGCCTCGACAACCGTATTCACCCCAGAGTTGCGAACACAGAAACGTTCACCGGCCATCCCATTAATATATACCTCACCACTTGTAGCCCCATACAAAGCCACATTGCCGATGATAATATTCTCCTCAGCCGCAAACGTCGAAGCCGCAGATGGATAGACAATAATCTTGCCACCACTCAACCCCTTACCCACATAATCATTCGCATCCCCCTCAAGTTCCAGCGTCACACCCTTTGGTACAAACGCCCCAAAACTTTGACCGGCACTACCTTGGAAATGCAAATGCACCGTATCTTCTGGCAAACCATGCCAGTGACGCTTAGTAATCTCATTCCCCAAAATTGTACCCACAACTCGGTTCACATTCTTAATTGGCAGCGTCGCCTTCACTTTTTCACCGCTATCAATAGCCGGCTTACAAAGATCCAACAACACCGTCATATCCAGAGAATTTTCCAAACCGTGCTCTTGAGGAATTTGGCAGAACCGGCCCACCTCTGGCCCAACTTCCGGCTGATAAAGAATCTTTGAAAGGTCAATATTCTTAGCCTTCCAATGTTCCACAGCCTTCTTACTTTCCAGCACATCCGTCCGACCCACCATTTCACTCAGCGACCGGAAGCCAAGCTGCGCCATAATTTCCCGCAACTCCTGTGCTACAAACCGCATAAAATTCACAGCGTGCTCTGGTTCTCCCACAAAACTCTTCCGCAGTTCTGGGTTTTGCGTGGCAATCCCAGCCGGGCAAGTGTTAAGGTGGCACACTCGCATCATAATACAACCAAGCGTCACCAGCGGAGCCGTCGAGAAACCAAACTCTTCTGCACCCAGCAAAGCAGCTATGGCTACATCGCGTCCTGTCTTCAGTTGACCATCAGTTTCCACAGCGATACGCGACCGCAGATTGTTCAAAACCAAAGTTTGATGCGTTTCGGCCAAACCCAACTCCCAAGGCAAACCGGCGTGTTTAATCGAGGTTTGCGGAGA
Proteins encoded in this region:
- a CDS encoding Uma2 family endonuclease translates to MVQTPSKTLSLEEFMKLKETKPASEYIDGQIIHKPMPQGKHSAIRGELITAINAVLKPKRIARAFSELRCTFGGISIVPDVSVFLNERIPRSETGEVANTFSLSPDWVIEILSPDQSQTKVTKKILHCLKYDTQMGWLIDPEERSIFVFKPKQQPEVFEEPADLLPAPCFADELRLTIGNLFDWLLE
- a CDS encoding class I SAM-dependent RNA methyltransferase gives rise to the protein MNQYFATVARGLEPIAAQELEKLGAKDVRPEFTGVHFSGDLGLLYRVNLWSRIIFRVLVPLREFRCVNAQMLYREVQKFSWEEYLTPEQSLAVNCTGSNAQLNHTHFTALQVKNAIVDQQREQFGERSNVDAQNPDLLINLHIHENQAILSLDSSGGSLHRRGYRPAMGIAPLKETLAAAILEMAEYDGSLPFYDPLCGSGTLPLEAGLKALNIAPGLFREKFGFMSWKNYDEALWEEIVGEAEKADLPALKAPIYGSDRDGEVLKQARNNAMNCGLGKDIQFSEKELYFIEPPADSGILICNPPYGERLGDAEELGDFYKLMGDVFKQRFKGWTAYILTGNKELAKRVGLRTAKKMPVFNGSIACTLLKYELY
- a CDS encoding S1 RNA-binding domain-containing protein, which translates into the protein MTKIKSKYQVGKLIYGVVEAHTPFGVFVDIGEAEVKGLIQITDFLDTGSMTPEMYPEIGSSVGSVVVGYTEDERNQVWLSVKPSVLQKSLVKLKLPASTQI
- a CDS encoding pentapeptide repeat-containing protein, with protein sequence MQTITPEQAHRLSLEFLEKDPQNRLEILNELGLGRYEFLTKLPLTEANIPCVMRFLGNRQRVKFPNLQGADLAGLNLEGVNFIRGNLTNANLQNSCLIKADLLFVNFTNANLTNADLTAATLNETIWLNAIVEGCNLKNTTGLTQQQRQDLTRRGAIF
- a CDS encoding putative toxin-antitoxin system toxin component, PIN family, whose protein sequence is MSSKVRYVVDTNVIISALLFETGMPARAFRYALQNGEILLSVELLEELNDVLGREKFNRYLTREEREEFLEALVERSVLVELVEKVQECRDPKDDKILELALSGGAEYIITGDRDLLVLNPFRSVQIVTPDEFLQMRSGE
- a CDS encoding glutamate synthase subunit beta, which encodes MGKPTGFIEFLRELPSELAPLDRIRNWDEFHFPMPDDKLRTQAARCMDCGTPFCHTGTLISGMASGCPVNNLIPEWNDLVYRGLWQEALDRLHKTNNFPEFTGRVCPAPCEGSCVLGIHNPPVTIKNIECSIIDKGWDEGWVRPEQPRKRTDKKVAVIGSGPAGLAAAAQLNKAGHWVTVFERADRPGGLLMYGIPNMKLDKEEVVMRRLHILEEEGVKFICNTEVGKDFPVENLMTEFDAVVLATGATKPRDLPIEGRQLNGIHFAMDFLTTNTKAVLDKTSTSLSAEGKDVVIIGGGDTGTDCVGTSIRHGCNSVTQIEIMPKPPEARAADNPWPEWPKVYKMDYGQEEAAAKFGDDPRVYITTATKFEGDENNNVKAVHTVEVLWEKNEKGQFIPKHIPGTEKVIPAQLVLLAMGFLGPEQPLLDALGVERDARSNVKADHGKFATSLPGVFAAGDCRRGQSLVVWAINEGRGAAQACDLYLMGNTDLPA
- a CDS encoding peptidylprolyl isomerase, with protein sequence MTRAIMETAKGTIHLELFDKDAPNTVKNFVELAEKGFYDGLNFHRVIPNFMIQGGCPLGTGTGGPGYKIKCEINPNKHLAGSLSMAHAGRDTGGSQFFICHAPQKHLDGVHTVFGKTEDMNVVNAIRQGDKIVSVKIEK